The following coding sequences are from one Nicotiana tomentosiformis chromosome 3, ASM39032v3, whole genome shotgun sequence window:
- the LOC104112287 gene encoding costars family protein — protein MNVEEEVERLKEEIKRLGIAQDDGSYKVTFGVLFHDDRCANIFEALVGTLRAAKKRKILTYDGELLLQGVHENVEIILKPPSVTSGATAVTTS, from the exons ATGAACgttgaagaagaggttgaacgactcAAAGAAGAGATCAAGCGACTCGGCATAGCCCAAGATGATGGCTCTTACAAG GTAACATTTGGTGTGCTGTTTCATGATGATAGATGTGCCAACATCTTTGAGGCGCTCGTTGGGACATTAAGAGCtgcaaagaaaaggaaaatacttACATACGATGGTGAGCTCCTCCTGCAAGGGGTTCATGAAAATGTGGAAATCATTCTCAAACCGCCATCGGTGACTTCTGGTGCTACTGCAGTTACGACTTCATAA